The Nocardioides marmorisolisilvae genomic interval TTCTCCTGGCCGACCAGGTTGTCCAGCGGCACCCGGACGTCGACGAACGACAGCTCGCCGGTGTCGGAGGCCAGCCAGCCCATCTTGTCCAGCTTGCGGGAGACGGTGAACCCCTCGGTGCCCTTGGGCACCACGATCATGGAGATGCCGTGGGCGCCGTCGGGGCCGGTGCGGACCGCGGTGGTGACGAAGTCGCCGCGCACCGACGAGGTGATGAACGTCTTGGCGCCGTTGATCAGCCAGCTGTCGCCGTCACGGACGGCGCGGGTGCTGATGCTCGCGACGTCGGAGCCGGCTCCGGGCTCGGTGATGCCCAGCGAGCCGATCAGGTCGCCGGCCAGGGTCGGGCGCACCCAGCGGTCGATGAGCTCCGGCGACCCGTGCTGGACGATGTGCGGCAGCGCGATCCCGTGGGTGTACGTCGAGGCGAGCAGCCCGCCGGACCAGCCGGCCTCCATGAAGCCCTCCTGCATCGCGCAGACGTCGAGCAGCGTGCCGCCCTCGCCGCCCACGTCCTCGGGCACCCCGACCCCGAGCAAGCCGGCCTGCGCGAGCTTCTTCTGGAACGAGCGCGGGACCTCCCCGTCCCGCTCCCACTCGTCGAGGTACGGCGTCACCTCGCGCCTCGTGATCTCCATGGCGCTCCGCTTCAAGGCGAGCTGCTCGGGGCTCCAACCGTGGTCCCAGGACGTCATCGCTGCCACCTCCACTGCGTGCCGCTCAC includes:
- a CDS encoding acyl-CoA dehydrogenase family protein translates to MTSWDHGWSPEQLALKRSAMEITRREVTPYLDEWERDGEVPRSFQKKLAQAGLLGVGVPEDVGGEGGTLLDVCAMQEGFMEAGWSGGLLASTYTHGIALPHIVQHGSPELIDRWVRPTLAGDLIGSLGITEPGAGSDVASISTRAVRDGDSWLINGAKTFITSSVRGDFVTTAVRTGPDGAHGISMIVVPKGTEGFTVSRKLDKMGWLASDTGELSFVDVRVPLDNLVGQENHGFYYIAQNFVSERIWLALMGYGHAIRCLHLAERYAKDRQAFGKPLVANQVVRSKLTEMYRRTAVARSYTLEVARRYDAGSAADQTVIAEACLAKQTAVEAAVWVADAAVQLHGGMGYMRESEVERHYRDVRLLPIGGGATEVLTDLAAKLLGFAP